A window from Engraulis encrasicolus isolate BLACKSEA-1 chromosome 11, IST_EnEncr_1.0, whole genome shotgun sequence encodes these proteins:
- the LOC134458668 gene encoding sodium- and chloride-dependent GABA transporter ine-like, whose amino-acid sequence MDSGPEHPAVAVLSQARGVWSRRIEFVLASVGYAVGLGNVWRFPYLCYRNGGGAFFIPYVIMLFLCALPMLLMEFAIGQFTQRGPVQAFIQICPLLKGVGVGTVVVSSILSGYFNMLMSWILFYLFSSLSPTLPWQSCNNTWNIPDTCSLEFAANGTSLQSASQQFFNYRLLEISEGLDHMGHIRWELLGCLILAWIIEYCCIFKGVKSTGKVVYFTALFPYIMLFILLVFTARLPGSADGVLFFLTPKWHKLMEIQVWIDALSQVFFSIGVGFGVMVSMASYNNFQNNILRDSVIVSLANSVTSVFSGFVVFSAVGHMAHTRGVRVEDLTVEGPGLAFVVYPEILSAMPVPQLWAVLFFIMLLCLALDSQFAHLELVTTTAMDAVGPGFPLWLRRKEVMAFLVCLPSFLVGLPCIFQGGVYVFQLMDHYTVAVSILVLSVLEIAAICWILGVQRFSVMLNRMLGKSPSIYFKVCWVALTPLLVMATLITSIVQHTPPRYGKTYQFPDWSKAVGWMLTMASIVCIPIGAAHDLYSRKGSLMERLRASVSSTLLIGHDDVTGSSQEQEVCLSPLEACSHS is encoded by the exons ATGGATTCAGGCCCGGAGCACCCAGCTGTAGCTGTCCTCTCCCAGGCGAGAGGCGTGTGGAGCCGCCGTATTGAGTTTGTGCTGGCCTCCGTCGGCTACGCTGTGGGCCTGGGAAACGTCTGGAGGTTCCCTTACCTGTGCTACAGAAATGGAGGCG GTGCATTCTTCATCCCCTATGTCATCATGTTGTTCCTCTGTGCCCTGCCCATGCTACTGATGGAGTTCGCCATTGGCCAGTTCACCCAGAGAGGGCCTGTGCAGGCTTTCATTCAAATATGCCCCCTGCTAAAAG gggtCGGTGTGGGTACGGTGGTGGTGTCCTCCATCTTGAGCGGCTACTTCAACATGCTCATGAGCTGGATCCTCTTCTACCTCTTCAGCTCCCTCAGCCCCACTCTGCCCTGGCAGTCGTGCAACAACACCTGGAACATCCCAGACACCTGCTCGCTTGAGTTTGCTGCCAACGGCACGTCCCTGCAATCAGCTAGCCAGCAGTTTTTTAA TTATAGGCTGCTGGAGATCAGTGAGGGACTGGACCACATGGGCCATATTCGTTGGGAGCTGCTTGGGTGCCTTATCCTGGCCTGGATCATAGAGTACTGCTGCATATTTAAAGGGGTCAAATCAACTGGAAAG GTAGTGTATTTCACTGCGCTGTTCCCCTACATAATGCTCTTCATCCTGTTGGTGTTCACGGCCAGACTGCCGGGCTCTGCAGACggcgtcctcttcttcctcacgcCCAAGTGGCACAAACTCATGGAGATCCAG GTTTGGATTGATGCCCTCTCACAAGTCTTCTTCTCTATCGGTGTTGGATTTGGTGTCATGGTCTCCATGGCCAGCTACAACAACTTCCAAAACAATATCCTAAG GGATTCTGTTATTGTGAGCTTGGCCAACTCGGTGACCAGCGTGTTTTCTGGATTTGTCGTGTTTTCAGCCGTGGGACACATGGCTCACACCAGGGGCGTCAGAGTGGAAGATCTGACTGTGGAag GTCCAGGCCTGGCGTTTGTGGTGTATCCTGAGATCTTGTCGGCCATGCCTGTTCCACAGCTATGGGCTGTCCTCTTCTTCATCATGCTGCTCTGCCTGGCTTTGGATAGTCAG TTTGCGCACTTAGAGCTGGTGACCACCACAGCGATGGATGCCGTTGGACCAGGCTTCCCCTTGTGGCTGAGGAGGAAGGAGGTGATGGCCTTCCTGGTATGTCTGCCCAGCTTCCTGGTGGGGCTGCCATGCATCTTTCAG GGTGGGGTCTATGTGTTTCAGCTGATGGACCATTACACTGTGGCTGTGTCCATTCTGGTGCTCTCTGTGCTGGAGatcgctgccatctgctggataTTAG GTGTGCAAAGGTTTTCAGTGATGCTCAACAGGATGCTGGGGAAATCTCCAAGTATCTACTTTAAGGTTTGCTGGGTGGCTCTCACACCTCTTCTGGTCATG gctactttaATAACGAGCATAGTGCAGCACACGCCTCCTCGCTATGGGAAGACCTATCAGTTCCCTGATTGGTCGAAAGCTGTGGGCTGGATGTTGACTATGGCCTCTATAGTCTGTATTCCCATTGGAGCAGCTCACGATCTCTACTCCAGGAAAGGCTCACTCATGGAG cGGTTAAGGGCCTCCGTATCCAGCACTCTCCTGATAGGCCATGATGACGTCACAGGATCCTCACAAGAACAGGAAGTCTGCTTATCACCACTGGAAGCATGCTCACACAGCTAA